The Xenopus tropicalis strain Nigerian chromosome 1, UCB_Xtro_10.0, whole genome shotgun sequence DNA segment GCCCAAGCGCTACAGACAGACCATTTGGGGCAGAAACCCCATGATGTTGGAGTCTCCCCCAGGTACTTACCCCACACACTCAGCTGCCGGAGGTTCCACTCCCCCAAGTGTTCGCACTCTCCCTAAACAACCCCTCCCCCGCCTCCTAATTGCCCCATTGCCCCGCACATGCGATGGTCACCTTGATTCCTTCTTATTTGCCCTCGGATGGGGGGGCTCCGGCAGCCAGTGCGGCCCCCTCAGTGGAGGAGAGTTTGGGGGTGCAGCCCCCCCTGACCCTGCTGGTCCTCCTGCTGGTGCCCTGCGTGCTGCTGCTCTTCCTGCTCAATTGCTTCCTGCTGTTCCACCGGCTCCCGGCTCGGAGAGGGGCCCCCCGGGGCCAGTACCCCCACAGCCCAGCAAGGCTGGAGCCCCCCTATATCCCTACCCCGGGGCCAGTGCTGCGGGGGGGCCGCCTGAGCTCTGACACCATTAGCCAAGGCTTTGAGGCCACACTGGCCCTGGAGGAGGGGGTTTGTGGGCGACTAAACCGACCCCAGTCCAGAGAGAGTTGCTATAAGGGGGGCAGTACCCCCAGCGAGCAGATCTGCTGCTCCCCACACTGTGCCGCCCCCCTGCCCTACTGTACCCCCAGGAGGCCCCGGAATGCCCCCGGCCGGGTAAAGAAGCGGCAGAGGCCGAAAGCCCAGGCTGAAATGGGGTCCTCCTGCGAGCTGGACACTCGGCACAACGAGGTGCCCCCCAATACTCCGGCAGCACAGACTGCCCCAGGGGTAAGTACGGGGCACTTTATGGCTTCTCTTGGGGGGGACTTCATAGATGCATCGCTTGTATTGTGCCTGGGATAGGATTCATTGTTTCCTATGGGACAAGCCAAATGGCGACACAGATTGCCCCCTGGGGagtatgttatttatatagtgcctacACTGTTACCTACCggctttaaccctttcacacTCACATCTTCTCCCTATGATTCTGTCTTCTGGCAACTCCCCCTCTGTGATTAATTGTCCCATTACCTGGGGCATTTGTGAGTCTCTCAAACACCCGGCGGTGCCTATAGGTGTTATATACACCCAGtgtaacatgccatagacagtccccgacccccttcccttctgtctctctactccccgacccccttcccttctgtctctctactccccgacccccttcccttctgtctctctactccccgacccccttcccttctgtctctctactccctgacccccttcccttctgtctctctactccccgacccccttcccttccgtctctctactccctgacccccttcccttctgtctctctactccccgacccccttcccttccgtctctctactccccgacccccttcccttctgtctctctactccccgacccccttcccttctgtctctctactccccgacccccttcccttctgtctctctactccccgacccccttcccttctgtctctctactccccgacccccttcccttccgtctctctactccccgacccccttcccttctgtctctctactccccgacccccttcccttctgtctctctactccccgacccccttcccttctgtctctctactccccgacccccttcccttctgtctctctactccccgacccctttcccttctgtctctctactccctgaccccttcccttctgtctctctactccctgacccccttcccttctgtctctctactccccgacccccttcccttctgtctctctactccctgacccccccttccccccttccttgtctctctactcccgacccccttcccttctgtctctctactccccgacccccttccctcttctctccccGACCCCTTCCCTtccgtctctctactccccgacccccttcccttctgctctctactccccgacccccttcccttccgtctctctactccccgacccccttcccttctgtctctctactccccgaaccccctttccctctccccttctgtctctcatcccctctcctttccttttctattcccccccccaactgtttggccttactcccccccatcctccctcttctctccccccATTTGctctataacccccccccccccagcacttcaGTTTAGTGCAGTCTAAATAATGACTGCCAGCGTTTGATTGGTTAATATTTGGGGGCCCATTTTGCCCGCTGTGGGGTCCTAGtatcgggggggggggccctgtctCCCTTTCTTACTGTTTCATTTGACTGATTTTTCCATTTTGCTCCCAGGTGACCCCCAAAGTAAAGTTCTGCCATACGTCGAGCACCCAGAGAAAGACCCGCTTAGGGCTGGTTCCCTTCACCCCGGCCGGTTCTGAGTATTCGGAACATCCCAGTGTGATTCCCAGGGAAGACTCCACCGACCCGCTCTACGCCAGCAGCAGCCTGGCCGGCCCGGGATTGGACAGTGACTTTggggtcagtgcaggttggtgACTGAATCTTCCTCCATTTCCCCTGGTTCCGCCCCTTTCTGCCTCTTCTGCCCCGCCCCTTTCTCTGCTGCCCTGGCAACGGTTCTAGAGAGGTTCCTGGCGATGTAACCAGGCAAACTGCCCATGACTGGTTGTCCCTTAAAGGTACAGGGACCAATCAGAACTCTTATTGCCTGATGTGCCTGGTAGCCATTGGCATGGCCGGTCACTGTAGCACTCTCTGGTAGCCATTGGCATGGCCGGTCACTGTAGCACTCTCTGGTAGCCATTGGCATGGCCGGTCACTGTAGCACTCTCTGGTAGCCATTGGCATGGCCGTCACTGTAGCACTCTCTGGTAGCCATTGGCATGGCCGGTCACTGTAGCACTCTCTGGTAGCC contains these protein-coding regions:
- the LOC116408228 gene encoding protein huluwa-like, with translation MVTLIPSYLPSDGGAPAASAAPSVEESLGVQPPLTLLVLLLVPCVLLLFLLNCFLLFHRLPARRGAPRGQYPHSPARLEPPYIPTPGPVLRGGRLSSDTISQGFEATLALEEGVCGRLNRPQSRESCYKGGSTPSEQICCSPHCAAPLPYCTPRRPRNAPGRVKKRQRPKAQAEMGSSCELDTRHNEVPPNTPAAQTAPGVTPKVKFCHTSSTQRKTRLGLVPFTPAGSEYSEHPSVIPREDSTDPLYASSSLAGPGLDSDFGVSAGISLHILSSDSDSSSLSWTSGMEWDYYDPCYMRRNRLRRDLHRSHQRPMMCSKQYWI